From the genome of Streptococcus oralis:
AGGTACGGCGTTTCTTGATTTCTTCTTGAATAGTCATAAGTTCTCTTTCTTTGATCTTCTATTTTTAGTTGTTTCAGTAGCTAAGAATGATGTTTACATTGGATTTTACCATTCCTTTCAACTCTCCATTATAGCGGATTTTGGGGAGTTTTTCAATTGCTCGTCTGATGAAAAGGCAAGCTAGAGCACAGATTGCGCCTGATTTCTCTTTTTCCACCTTTTTTTGAACAAGATATCAAAAAGAACCAGAGCCAGTGAGAGGATGACGGACACAAGAAGGTATTTTAACCACAAGGGCGCATCTGGAATAAAAGGTGTCTTGTTTAACAAACCATAATTTCCACCCGTCACCTGATTTACCCCAACTAGAAAGAGATTGAGAATAAAGGTATAGGCTACAATCATATATTTCTTGAGCAAGGTCTTGTCATAGTGATTCATCAAGTAAATCAAGGAATTCACTAGAAGGGCATAGTGCCCAATCAAAAATGAAAAACTGGTGATATGGGGGAAATCATAGGGGTCAAAAACCGGGTAAACCAAGGCAAAGACCGCTCCACTTGCTCCTAAGAGGGCAAAATATTGCTTGCTCCGCCATTTATCTGGCAAGAAAACCACCGCAAACATAGCCAAACGGCAATGGTAAAACGGAAGGCTATTAGAAAATGGAATCCCAAAACCAACATACCAACTATATAGGGCTAGTAACTGGAGGATCTGAATCCCCTTAAACAAGCGGACAAATTTCGGATTATTGTGATAAGCAAGTGCTCCATAAATACAAAGCACTAAAGTAAGCATCATAATCCCATACCAAAAGAGGGAAATGGGAGGAGGAACCGTCTGAGATCTGGTGATAAATTGATGGAACATATTTCTATCCTAACTCTTATTTTTTCTATTCTCTAGTTTAACCATTATAGCGAATTAAAAGCGATTTTTCAATTTCTATTTCTTTTCAGTTTGGCTCCCTTATTTATAGGAAATTATGGTAAAATAGAACAGACTAAAAATCATCATTTCACGAAAGGATGCAAGATGAAAATTACGCAAGAAGAGGTAACACACGTTGCCAATCTTTCAAAATTAAGATTCTCTGAAGAAGAAACTGCTGCCTTTGCGACAACCTTGTCTAAAATTGTTGACATGGTTGAATTGCTGGGCGAAGTCGACACAACTGGTGTCGCACCTACTACAACCATGGCTGACCGCAAGACCGTACTCCGCCCTGATGTGGCCGAAGAAGGAACAGACCGTGACCGCTTGTTTAAAAACGTACCTGAAAAAGAAAACTACTATATCAAGGTACCAGCTATCCTAGATGATGGAGGAGATGCCTAATGACTTTTAATAACAAAACGATTGAAGACTTGCACAACCTCCTTGTCTCTAAGGAGATTTCAGCTACTGAATTGACACAAGCCACGCTTGAAGATATCAAGTCTCGCGAGAAAGCTATCAATGCTTTTGTCACTATCGCTGAAGAACAAGCCCTTGCTCAAGCTAAAGCCGTTGATGAAGCTGGAATTGACGCGGATAATGTCCTTTCAGGAATTCCACTGGCTGTTAAGGATAATATTTCTACTGACGGCATCCTCACAACTGCTGCCTCAAAAATGCTCTACAACTACGAGCCAATCTTTGATGCGACAGCCGTTGCCAATGCCAAAGCTAAGGGTATGATTGTTGTCGGAAAAACCAACATGGACGAATTTGCCATGGGTGGTTCTGGTGAAACTTCCCACTACGGAGCGACTAAAAATGCTTGGGACCACAGCAAGGTTCCTGGTGGTTCATCAAGCGGTTCTGCTGCAGCTGTAGCTTCAGGGCAAGTCCGCTTGTCTCTTGGATCTGATACTGGTGGTTCCATCCGCCAACCTGCCGCCTTCAACGGGATTGTTGGTCTCAAACCAACCTACGGAACGGTTTCTCGTTTCGGTCTCATTGCCTTCGGTAGCTCATTAGACCAGATTGGACCTTTTGCACCAACTGTTAAAGAAAATGCCCTCTTGCTCAATGCGATTGCCAGCGAAGATGCTAAAGACTCTACTTCTGCTCCTGTCCGCATTGCCGACTTTACTTCAAAAATCGGCCAAGACATCAAGGGAATGAAAATTGCTTTGCCTAAGGAATACCTTGGTGAAGGGATTGACCCAGAGGTTAAGGAAACCATTCTGAATGCCGCTAAACACTTTGAAAAACTTGGTGCCATCGTCGAAGAAGTCAGCCTTCCTCACTCTAAATACGGTGTTGCCGTTTACTACATCATCGCTTCATCAGAAGCCTCATCAAACTTGCAACGCTTTGACGGTATCCGTTATGGCTACCGCGCAGAAGATGCAA
Proteins encoded in this window:
- a CDS encoding YwaF family protein, with the protein product MFHQFITRSQTVPPPISLFWYGIMMLTLVLCIYGALAYHNNPKFVRLFKGIQILQLLALYSWYVGFGIPFSNSLPFYHCRLAMFAVVFLPDKWRSKQYFALLGASGAVFALVYPVFDPYDFPHITSFSFLIGHYALLVNSLIYLMNHYDKTLLKKYMIVAYTFILNLFLVGVNQVTGGNYGLLNKTPFIPDAPLWLKYLLVSVILSLALVLFDILFKKRWKKRNQAQSVL
- the gatC gene encoding Asp-tRNA(Asn)/Glu-tRNA(Gln) amidotransferase subunit GatC, with the translated sequence MKITQEEVTHVANLSKLRFSEEETAAFATTLSKIVDMVELLGEVDTTGVAPTTTMADRKTVLRPDVAEEGTDRDRLFKNVPEKENYYIKVPAILDDGGDA
- the gatA gene encoding Asp-tRNA(Asn)/Glu-tRNA(Gln) amidotransferase subunit GatA, with product MTFNNKTIEDLHNLLVSKEISATELTQATLEDIKSREKAINAFVTIAEEQALAQAKAVDEAGIDADNVLSGIPLAVKDNISTDGILTTAASKMLYNYEPIFDATAVANAKAKGMIVVGKTNMDEFAMGGSGETSHYGATKNAWDHSKVPGGSSSGSAAAVASGQVRLSLGSDTGGSIRQPAAFNGIVGLKPTYGTVSRFGLIAFGSSLDQIGPFAPTVKENALLLNAIASEDAKDSTSAPVRIADFTSKIGQDIKGMKIALPKEYLGEGIDPEVKETILNAAKHFEKLGAIVEEVSLPHSKYGVAVYYIIASSEASSNLQRFDGIRYGYRAEDASNLDEIYVNSRSQGFGEEVKRRIMLGTFSLSSGYYDAYYKKAGQVRTLIIQDFENVFADYDLILGPTAPSVAYDLDSLNHDPVAMYLADLLTIPVNLAGLPGISIPAGFAQGLPVGLQLIGPKYSEETIYQAAAAFEATTDYHKQQPVIFGGDN